CCTTGAGCAGATCGGGGTACTCATGGATGGCATGGGCCAGACCCCGCATCAGCGCGGTGTCCTTCTCCATCTGGCAGTCGTCGGTCCGGCTCAGCGCGGCATGGAAATCACCGCGCAGCGAGCCGGTGTCGATGTCCGAAAAGCTCCCCGGCTTGTTGTGCCGCATCGCCTTGGCGACCAGCTCGGGCTTGGAGCCCCACTGGCGGTAGAGAGTGGCCTTGCTCGAACGGGTGCGGGCGGCGACGGCGTCCATGGTCAGGGCGTCGTAACCGACCTCGCGGAGCAGGTCGAGGACGGCCTCGTAAAGCTCGCCCTCACGCTCGGGGGTCAGCCTCGTGCGTGCCATCCGCCGGCCTCCTCCGCGCTCGTGTCTCCCTACCGACCAGCTTCGCTCAGCATCGAACGAAACCGTTTCGTACACCTGAACCGTACCCCCACCCTCCAGCGAAACGAAATCGTTTCGCTTGTGTCGTGCACCACAAGTTGCCCCCGGCTCCCCGCACCGAAACCATTGGGGGGTGAGTGACGACGTGGCGTATCTCCGTTTTCCGCACCTCCACCAGGACTTGCTGTGCTTCGCGGCCGAGGACGACCTCTGGGTCGCCCCTCTCGCCGCCGCGGGGCACCGGCCCGGACGCGCCTGGCGGGTGACCGTCGACCGGACCCGGGTCAGCCATCCCCGCTTCTCGCCCGACGGCACCTCCATCGCCTACACGACCTGGCGGACCCTGGACCCCGAGATCCACCTCGCCCCGGTGGACGGCGGCCCGGCGCGCCGGCTCACCTACTGGGGCTCGACGGACGCCCGGGTCTGCGGCTGGAGCCCCGATCCGGGCGAGACCTGCCAGATCCTCGCCGTCTCCTCGCACAACCAGCCGTTCTCGTACTTCTCCTGGGCCTACAGCGTCCCCACCGACGGCAGCCCCGGCGGCAGGCTCCCCTGGGGCCCGGTCTCCGACATCGCGGTCGCCGACATCGACGGCGAACGCCGCACCCTGCTGCTCACCGGCACGCCCCCGCACGAACCGGCCGCCTGGAAGCGTTACCGGGGCGGGGCCATGGGCCGCCTGTGGCTGCACGGCGAACGGCTGCTCCCGGACATCGACGGGCACCTCGCCAACCCGATGTTCGTCGGCCGCCGCATCGCGTTCCTCTCCGACCACCAGGGCGTCGGCAACCTCTACTCCTGCCGGACGGACGGCACCGACCTGCGCCGCCACACCGACCACGACGCCTTCTATGCCCGCAACGCCTCCAGCGACGGGCACCGGGTGATCTACCAGTGCGCGGGAGAACTGTGGCTGGTCGAGGACCTGGAGTCGCCCGACGCCACCCCGCGCAAGCTGGAGGTACGCCTCGGGGGCCCGCGCACCGGCCGCCGCGTCCACCAGGTGCCCGCCGCCAGCAACGTCGACTCGCTCTCCGTCGACGAGACGGGCCGGGCCAGCGCCGTCACCGTACGCGGCAGCCTCTACTGGCTCACCCACCGCGACGGCCCCGCGCGCACCATCGCCGACACCCCGGGCGTGCGGGTGCGGCTGCCGGAGATGCTCGGCAGCGGCGGGCAGGTCGCGTACGTCACCGACGCGGACGGGCCGGACGCGGTCGAGATCGCCTATCTGCCGCGCGCCAGCGGCGACCGTCCGCCGCGCAGGCTGGCCTCCGGACTGCTGGGCCGGGTCCAGGAGATGACCTCCGACCCGGACGGGAAGCGCCTGGCCATCGCCTCCAACGACGGCCGTCTGCTGCTCCTGGACACGGGCGAGGAGGAGGCCGGGGCGGAGCCCCTGGAAGCCGTGGAGAAGGCCCCCAGCGGCTCGACCCGCGCCGACCTGCACGCGGCCACCGGTGCGGCGACCCCGGACAGCGCCGTACCGGTCGACGAGCACCCCGGGCTCACCGAGCTGATCCGCTCGGTCAACGGCCCGGTCCGCGATCTGGCCTTCTCCCCCGACGGCGACTGGCTGACCTGGTCGCACCCGGGCGTCGGCCGGTCGCTGCGGCAGATCAAGCTGGCGCGGATCTCCGGCCCCGGCGCACCGGCGATCGTGGACGTCACCAACGGCCGCTTCGAGGACGAGAACCCGGTCTTCACGGAGGACGGCCGCTATCTGGCGTTCCTGTCGTGGCGCGGCTTCGACCCGGTGTACGACGTCCACACCGGCGACCTGTCCTTCCCGCTCGGCTGCCGCCCGTACCTGGTCCCGCTCTCCTCGGCGACCCCGTCCCCCTTCGCGCTCTCGCCCGACGGGCGCCCGGCGGCGGGCGGCCTGGACCCGGTGGACGTGCCGGAGGGCGGTACGTCGGAGGGGTCGACGGTGATGGTGGAGTTCGAGGGGCTGGAGAGCCGGGTGACGCCGTTCCCCGTCTCCGCCTCCAAGTACTCGGCGCTCGCCCCCGTGAGCGGCGGCGGTCTGGTCTGGCTGCGCTGGCCGATCTCGGGCGCGCTGGGCGAGACGTTCGCGAACCCGGCCGACATGTCGGGGCGGCCCACCCTGGAGCACTTCAACATCGCGAAGGCCCGCAGGACCGAACTGGTCGACCACCTCGACTGGTTCGCGGTCAGCGGCGACTGCTCGCGGCTGGTCGTGATGGACGACGGCGAACTGCGCGCCGTCCCCGCCACCGAACCGGGCGACGGCGACACCACGGTCTACCTCGACCTGCGCCGCATCCTGCACGAGGTCGACCCGGGGGCGGAGTGGCGGCAGGCGTACGGGGAAGCGGGCCGGATCATCCGCGACTACTTCTGGGAACCGGACATGTGCGGCATCGACTGGGACGGGGTGCTGGACCAGTACCGCCCGCTGGTCGAACGGGTCGCCTCCCCCGACGAGTTCGCGGATCTGCTGCGCGAGGTGCTGGGCGAGCTGGGCACCTCGCACGCGTACGTCTCCCCCGCCCGCCGCAACGAGGGCCCGCCGCACTACCAGCGGGCGATCGGTCTGCTGGGCGCCAACCTGGTCTGCCGGGACGGCGCGTGGATCATCCAGCGCATCCTGCCCGGCGACTCCTCGGACTCCAAGGCGCGTTCGCCGCTGGCCGGTACGGGGATCCGGGAGGGCGCGGTCCTCACCCATGTCGACGGCCGGCCGGTGGACCCGGTGGCGGGCCCGTACCCGCTGCTGACGGCGGCGGGCGGCACCACGGTGGAGCTGACCTTCTCCCCGGCGGGCGGCGGCCCCTCCCGCCGGGTGGCGATCATGCCGCTGGTCGACGAACGCCCGCTGCGCTACCAGGACTGGGTGGCCAAACGCCGTGACGTCGTACGGGAGTTGAGCGGCGGCAAGTGCGGCTATCTGCACATCCCGGACCTGGGCGGCTCCGGCTGGGCCCAGTTCAACCGGGACCTGCGCCTGGAGGTGGCCCGGCCCGCGCTCATCGTGGACGTACGGGGCAACGCGGGCGGCCACATCAGCGAGCTGGTCGTGGAGAAGCTCACCCGCACGATCCTCGGCTGGGACCTGACCCGTAACGCGCAGGCGGTGAGCTACGCCTCCAACGCGCCGCGCGGACCGGTGGTGGCCCTGGCGGACGAGGCGACCTCCTCGGACGGCGACATGATCACGGCGGCGTTCCGGCTGCTGAAGATGGGGCCCGTGGTGGGCCAGCGCACCTGGGGCGGGGTGGTCGGCATGACCGGCCGCCACCGGCTCGGCGACGGCACGTCGATCACGGTGCCGATGAACGCCGCCTGGTTCGACACGTACGGCTGGTCGGTGGAGAACCACGGTGTGGAGCCGGACGTGGAGGCCCTGCGCACCCCGCTGGACTGGGCGGAGGGCCGGTACGCGGTCCTGGACGACGCGGTCCGCCTGGCGCTGGACCTGCTGGCGGCCCACCCGGCGGCGACGCCCCCGTCGTACGACACGGCACCGAACCTGCGAAGGCCGCCGCTGCCGCCGAGGTGACGGCCGGTCACACCGGGCGGCATCCCCCGTGCGGGCGTGGTGTGCACCCGTCCGGGCGTCCCGGGCGGGCGCTCGTCCGCGGGCGGCGGACACGATGGAAGGGGCCGCCCACGTACGAGGGAGACGCATGACCGAGAACCGCTCGGACCAGATCGCACGCGGTCGGCCCGGGGAGGGCCCCGGACCGGCCCCCGCCCCGCCCGACCTGCGGCGGATCGGGGCCAACCCGGACTTCTGGTACCCGGTCGCCCTCTCCCGGAGCGTACGGAAGGAAGGGGTGGCCGCGGCCGTGTTCGCCGGGGAGCGCATCGCGCTCTACCGCGCCCGGAGCGGTGCCGTCCACGCGCTGGAGGACCGGTGCGCCCACCGGCAGGTGCCGCTGAGCATGGGCGTCGTGGACGGCGAGACGCTCCGCTGCTGCTACCACGCCTGGGCCTACCGCGGCGACGGCCGCATCTCGCAGATCCCCTACCTCGCCAAGGGCGACGCCCGGCCGCCGCGCGGCGTGCGCGCCTATCCGGTGCGCGAGGCGTACGGCCTGGTGTTCGTCTTCCCGGGCGACCCGGAGAAGGCGGCGGTCACCGCGCTGCCCGACGTTCCCGCCTTCGCCTCGCCGCAGTACAAGACGATGACGTTCTCCCGGACCGTGCGCTGCCACTACTCGTTCCTGCACGAGAACCTGCTCGACATGAACCACCAGTTCCTCCACCGGGGCGTGGTCGGCAAGCTCCAGCCGAAGCTGCTGGGGTACGAGAGCGGCCCCGCCTCGGTGGAGGCCCGCTACCTGTTCACCCACACCGGCGGCAAGCGCAACCGCAGCGCGAGCCTGCTGGCCGCCGAGGGCCTGGGCGGCCGGTCCTCCAGCGATGTCATGACCATCCGCACCGAGTACCCCTACCAGACGCTGGACCTGGTCCCGGAGAACGCCGACCACCCGGCGCTGCGCCTCTGGGCGGTGTACGTCCCCGAGGACGCGGAGCAGCGCGTCTGCCACGCCTACGGGCTGCTCATGATCGAGAAGCCCAGGGTCCCCGCCGCCCTCAACGTGGCCTGGCCGTTCATCCGGCACTTCACCGAACGGGTCTTCGCGGAGGACCGCATGGCCGTCGAAGCCGAACAGCGGGCGTGGGACGAGCAGGGCGAGGACCGCAACCACGAGGTCTTCTCGCTGATCCTGGACGTCCGCGACGTCCTGCGCGCCAACGGCGTCCCGCTCTAGGTCCGTCAACGAGAAGGAGGCGCACCCGGGAATCCGGGTGCGCCTCCCGACGCGACGCGTACGCACGCGCTGACCGCAGCACGTACGCGTCACACCTCAACGACCGTCAACGGTCAAAACGCTCGCGCGCCTGGTCCTTCGCGTCCTGGGCACGGTCCTTCATGCCCGAGGAGGAGTCCGACCGCTGGTCGCGGGCCCGGGAGGCCCGGTCCTGGGCCTGGTCCTTGCCCTGACCGGTCTTCTGCTTGGCCTGGTCGGCGAGCTCCTGCGCCTTGTCCTTGAACTGGTCTGCGATACCCATGCTGTTCACTCCTGTGGGATGCGTGGGACGGATGCGGGGGTGGCCCCAGCGGGGCCGTGCTCAGCGTTACACGACCCGACATCCCGCGCATTTCGGACCGTTACCCACCGTGAGGCGGGGCCTGTCCACCCCGTTACGCACGGTCCGAGCGCTCCGCACGCGCGTCCTGGTCCGCCGCGCCCCCGGCCCCCACCAAGCCCTTCGACACGGTGTGCAGGCGCGGTTCGAAGCGCCGCATCTCGCGCTGTCCGCCGAGCGCGATGACCGAGGGCAGGTAGCCCCGGACCGACTGCATCCCGCGCAGCCACCACTGGGCGTAGACGTGTGGGGAGCGCCGCGCGATACCGTCCACGATCCGGTCCACGGCCGGGCCGAGCGGGTAGGTGCGGTTCATCGGCCACGGCAGCCGCTGCCGCAACTCCCGCATCACGGAGTCCTGGTCCGCGCCGCGCACCATGTCGGTGTCGGTCCAGGAGAGGTAGCCGACGCCGACCTTGACGCCCTTGTGGCCGACCTCGGCGCGCAGGCTGTGCGCGAAGGCCTCGACGCCCGACTTGGACGCGCAGTACGCGGTCATCATCGGGGCCGGGGTGATCGCGGCCAGCGACGCTATCTGCAGGAAGTAGCCGCGGCTCTCCGTCAACACCGGCAGGAAGGCCCGCCCGGTGACCGCGCCGCCGATGAGG
This sequence is a window from Streptomyces parvus. Protein-coding genes within it:
- a CDS encoding SDR family oxidoreductase, with product MSDKRNLEGQVVVVTGAARGVGELLARKLSARGATLALVGLEPDELKQVSDRLHGESDHWFADVTDHEAMAQVAREVKDRFGKVDVVVANAGVAAGGPFADSDPAAWRRVIEVNLIGGAVTGRAFLPVLTESRGYFLQIASLAAITPAPMMTAYCASKSGVEAFAHSLRAEVGHKGVKVGVGYLSWTDTDMVRGADQDSVMRELRQRLPWPMNRTYPLGPAVDRIVDGIARRSPHVYAQWWLRGMQSVRGYLPSVIALGGQREMRRFEPRLHTVSKGLVGAGGAADQDARAERSDRA
- a CDS encoding aromatic ring-hydroxylating dioxygenase subunit alpha; its protein translation is MTENRSDQIARGRPGEGPGPAPAPPDLRRIGANPDFWYPVALSRSVRKEGVAAAVFAGERIALYRARSGAVHALEDRCAHRQVPLSMGVVDGETLRCCYHAWAYRGDGRISQIPYLAKGDARPPRGVRAYPVREAYGLVFVFPGDPEKAAVTALPDVPAFASPQYKTMTFSRTVRCHYSFLHENLLDMNHQFLHRGVVGKLQPKLLGYESGPASVEARYLFTHTGGKRNRSASLLAAEGLGGRSSSDVMTIRTEYPYQTLDLVPENADHPALRLWAVYVPEDAEQRVCHAYGLLMIEKPRVPAALNVAWPFIRHFTERVFAEDRMAVEAEQRAWDEQGEDRNHEVFSLILDVRDVLRANGVPL
- a CDS encoding S41 family peptidase, with translation MSDDVAYLRFPHLHQDLLCFAAEDDLWVAPLAAAGHRPGRAWRVTVDRTRVSHPRFSPDGTSIAYTTWRTLDPEIHLAPVDGGPARRLTYWGSTDARVCGWSPDPGETCQILAVSSHNQPFSYFSWAYSVPTDGSPGGRLPWGPVSDIAVADIDGERRTLLLTGTPPHEPAAWKRYRGGAMGRLWLHGERLLPDIDGHLANPMFVGRRIAFLSDHQGVGNLYSCRTDGTDLRRHTDHDAFYARNASSDGHRVIYQCAGELWLVEDLESPDATPRKLEVRLGGPRTGRRVHQVPAASNVDSLSVDETGRASAVTVRGSLYWLTHRDGPARTIADTPGVRVRLPEMLGSGGQVAYVTDADGPDAVEIAYLPRASGDRPPRRLASGLLGRVQEMTSDPDGKRLAIASNDGRLLLLDTGEEEAGAEPLEAVEKAPSGSTRADLHAATGAATPDSAVPVDEHPGLTELIRSVNGPVRDLAFSPDGDWLTWSHPGVGRSLRQIKLARISGPGAPAIVDVTNGRFEDENPVFTEDGRYLAFLSWRGFDPVYDVHTGDLSFPLGCRPYLVPLSSATPSPFALSPDGRPAAGGLDPVDVPEGGTSEGSTVMVEFEGLESRVTPFPVSASKYSALAPVSGGGLVWLRWPISGALGETFANPADMSGRPTLEHFNIAKARRTELVDHLDWFAVSGDCSRLVVMDDGELRAVPATEPGDGDTTVYLDLRRILHEVDPGAEWRQAYGEAGRIIRDYFWEPDMCGIDWDGVLDQYRPLVERVASPDEFADLLREVLGELGTSHAYVSPARRNEGPPHYQRAIGLLGANLVCRDGAWIIQRILPGDSSDSKARSPLAGTGIREGAVLTHVDGRPVDPVAGPYPLLTAAGGTTVELTFSPAGGGPSRRVAIMPLVDERPLRYQDWVAKRRDVVRELSGGKCGYLHIPDLGGSGWAQFNRDLRLEVARPALIVDVRGNAGGHISELVVEKLTRTILGWDLTRNAQAVSYASNAPRGPVVALADEATSSDGDMITAAFRLLKMGPVVGQRTWGGVVGMTGRHRLGDGTSITVPMNAAWFDTYGWSVENHGVEPDVEALRTPLDWAEGRYAVLDDAVRLALDLLAAHPAATPPSYDTAPNLRRPPLPPR
- a CDS encoding TetR/AcrR family transcriptional regulator, with the translated sequence MARTRLTPEREGELYEAVLDLLREVGYDALTMDAVAARTRSSKATLYRQWGSKPELVAKAMRHNKPGSFSDIDTGSLRGDFHAALSRTDDCQMEKDTALMRGLAHAIHEYPDLLKALRELLIEPEMTGFDQLLQRAVDRGELRADNPALKYIVHMMIGALAARELIEDQPVDQAFLIDYVDSVVLPALGV